From a region of the Leptospira kmetyi serovar Malaysia str. Bejo-Iso9 genome:
- a CDS encoding helix-turn-helix transcriptional regulator — MLNTIEWLLREDLLIEIARFGAFFALIIGIGRLIKARGQIDYFLSALLVLTAIFQYFDETTINSVSYNWMKRFLFQIDLIALSTAGILVYLISIMVFSKYSKLPTKYYWNLIPPIVLSIPVASLYDQQSRFEFGMFLYLTDMFVIVYVGIAVYRMFTNHVFDFRSVKSKVLAGLVVTVSFCALLEIVGIFMDSKVLVLLSGVVTTFEIIYFYYISVYFQDLLNDETASEAQKNTPKKSILGDIDIEALEKQLNYLIHEERIYLDEDIRLPSVAEELGVSVHQLSSYLNDHKGINFNNYINQFRVEEAKMILINDPSRSVISVGNAVGFNSNSVFHRAFLRETGMSPKKFREAHLFKKHSYTLN; from the coding sequence ATGTTAAATACGATAGAATGGTTACTACGAGAAGACCTACTGATCGAGATCGCGAGATTCGGAGCGTTCTTCGCTTTGATTATCGGAATCGGACGTTTGATTAAGGCGAGGGGACAGATCGATTATTTCCTTTCGGCGCTTTTGGTTCTCACGGCGATATTTCAGTATTTCGACGAAACGACGATCAATTCGGTTTCCTATAACTGGATGAAACGATTCCTTTTTCAGATCGACCTAATCGCGTTATCTACCGCGGGTATTTTGGTATATTTGATTTCCATAATGGTCTTTTCGAAATATTCGAAGCTACCCACGAAATACTATTGGAACCTGATTCCTCCCATCGTTCTTTCGATCCCGGTCGCGAGTTTATACGATCAGCAGAGTCGATTCGAGTTCGGAATGTTTTTGTATCTTACCGATATGTTCGTGATCGTCTACGTCGGAATCGCCGTCTATCGTATGTTCACCAATCACGTCTTCGATTTTAGAAGCGTAAAGTCAAAGGTGCTCGCCGGTTTGGTAGTCACCGTTTCGTTTTGCGCCTTGTTGGAAATCGTGGGAATCTTTATGGACAGCAAGGTTCTCGTGTTGCTTTCGGGAGTGGTAACCACTTTCGAGATCATCTACTTTTACTATATCAGCGTTTATTTCCAGGATTTGTTAAACGACGAGACCGCGTCCGAAGCGCAGAAGAATACTCCTAAAAAATCCATTCTCGGAGATATAGACATAGAAGCATTGGAAAAACAACTCAACTATCTGATCCACGAGGAAAGAATCTATCTCGACGAGGACATACGACTTCCGAGCGTCGCAGAGGAACTCGGAGTTTCCGTACATCAGTTGTCTTCCTATCTCAACGATCACAAGGGGATCAACTTCAACAATTACATCAACCAATTCCGGGTGGAAGAGGCGAAGATGATCCTGATCAACGATCCGAGTCGTTCCGTGATTTCCGTAGGCAACGCGGTCGGTTTTAATTCGAATTCGGTCTTTCATAGGGCGTTTCTGAGGGAAACCGGAATGTCTCCTAAAAAATTCAGGGAAGCGCATCTGTTTAAAAAACATTCATATACTCTAAATTAG
- a CDS encoding methyl-accepting chemotaxis protein, which yields MKTKSKRKFFIGMGRLVRSPRAVLAMATLIYAVFFCYTLYRFLDRNDKAEELYLQRIEQLQKLEYSTRSNVLINADARLIEVKEDVSPFILPRTETIRNGISGRRDVQTVTVFGMITLGFFVFLNGFFYYDSKAFSGRIKILNHQVESDSFQLSPFAEEQLTDSPALLSLAETIRECGTNLKSETETIKKRFMEVSGLADLINETSHILYSNVNEKHERILEIHSLANSIRSEINNIDRNSDSYYVLVSSLNVEIKQLDEMIDRVGDAVENSLLGVSAMETNIETGSDTIGLLAESVTKIENNSKEMKLITSLIKQISERVNLLALNAAIESARAGVYGRGFSVVAREIRSLAEETDKSAKTIESLIHKSFQEANIGHSLVERSKDLYEIIINDLKKLKNSSDEIVNLVELQTQKRARIKYSGDQIDKKSDEIYNSIKQHKNANLGMETQISKISLIAEDSLTISKSLMDYSNRLSEKSIRIDPLRNKETLTQEESG from the coding sequence ATGAAAACGAAATCCAAAAGAAAGTTCTTTATCGGAATGGGAAGACTCGTAAGAAGTCCGCGCGCGGTATTGGCTATGGCGACTCTGATTTACGCTGTTTTTTTCTGTTATACGTTGTATCGTTTTCTGGATCGAAACGATAAGGCGGAGGAACTCTATCTTCAAAGAATCGAACAGTTGCAAAAATTGGAATATTCTACGAGATCGAACGTTCTGATCAACGCCGACGCAAGGCTTATCGAAGTAAAAGAGGACGTTTCCCCTTTCATTCTCCCTAGAACGGAAACGATCCGAAACGGAATCTCCGGAAGAAGGGACGTGCAAACGGTTACGGTTTTCGGAATGATCACGTTGGGTTTTTTCGTTTTTTTAAACGGATTCTTTTATTACGATTCGAAGGCGTTTTCGGGAAGAATCAAGATCCTGAATCATCAAGTGGAATCCGATTCCTTTCAACTTTCTCCGTTTGCGGAAGAACAACTGACCGATAGCCCGGCCTTGTTGTCGCTTGCGGAAACGATCCGAGAATGCGGAACCAATCTCAAGTCGGAAACGGAAACGATTAAAAAACGTTTTATGGAAGTATCGGGTCTCGCGGATTTGATCAACGAAACTTCGCATATTCTCTATTCGAACGTGAACGAAAAACACGAAAGAATTCTCGAGATCCATTCTTTGGCGAATTCGATCCGAAGCGAAATCAACAATATAGACCGCAATTCGGACTCGTATTACGTTTTGGTTTCCTCTTTGAACGTGGAGATCAAACAACTCGACGAGATGATCGATCGTGTGGGCGACGCGGTGGAGAATTCTCTCCTCGGCGTTTCCGCGATGGAAACGAACATCGAAACCGGTTCGGACACGATCGGCCTGCTCGCTGAAAGCGTCACAAAAATCGAAAACAATTCGAAGGAAATGAAACTCATCACTTCGCTTATCAAGCAGATTTCGGAGAGAGTCAACTTACTCGCGTTAAACGCCGCGATCGAATCGGCGAGGGCGGGCGTTTACGGAAGAGGTTTTTCGGTGGTCGCAAGAGAGATCCGATCTTTAGCGGAAGAAACGGACAAAAGCGCAAAGACGATCGAATCCCTGATTCATAAAAGTTTTCAAGAAGCGAACATAGGTCATTCCCTTGTGGAAAGATCCAAGGACTTATACGAGATCATCATTAACGATCTAAAAAAATTGAAAAACTCAAGCGATGAAATCGTAAATCTAGTCGAACTTCAAACTCAAAAGCGCGCGCGTATCAAATACAGCGGCGATCAGATCGATAAAAAGTCCGACGAGATCTACAACTCGATCAAACAACATAAAAACGCGAACCTCGGAATGGAGACGCAGATTTCAAAGATTTCCCTGATCGCCGAGGACAGTCTGACGATTTCAAAATCTCTAATGGACTATTCGAACAGACTGAGCGAAAAGTCGATTCGGATCGATCCTCTCCGAAACAAAGAAACCCTAACTCAAGAAGAATCTGGTTAG